The genomic window CGAACCGCGACTTCGTCACGGGCGCGACCGCGGAGGCATCCGTCGTCCGCGATCTCGCGAGCATCATCCAGCCGACGTACTTCGTCGACCTGCACGGCTACACCAATGTGCTCCAGGTCGAGCCGTGCGGTCCGCCCCACGGCGAGAACTACGAGTACGACCTGTTCGTGCCGCACGCCTACGCAACAGCCCTCGAGATCGAGGATCGCGTCACCGCGGCGAACATCCCCGGCAACACCTACTACGACCCGGCGTCCGGCGGCGTGGTGAACACCAACACGGGGTACATCAACATCCCGTTCCGCGACCAGCGCGCCGGCTGGGACGACTGGCCCCCGATCTTCGCCCCGCAGTACGTCGCCTACCAGGGCGCGATCACCAACACCGTCGAGCTGCCGCTCGGCCGTTCGGGCGACCAGCCCGCCCGGTCGAAGATCAACATCGAGGTCGCCGAGATCGTCGTCGACACGGTGTCGGACTACGTGCAGGAGCACCGCGACTCGCTGCTCGACAACCAGATCGAGATCTTCCGCCGCGGGCTCGCGGGCGAGCCGAGCAAGGTGATCCCGGCCGACATCGCGCCCGAGGACCTCGCGCCCGGGGTGCCCACCGAGTGGACCGACATCTGGGACGAGACCGACCTCTACAACGCCGACTACCCGCGCGCCTACGTCATCCCGACGGACGGCTCGCAGCGCTCGGCGTCCGACGCTGAGACGCTCGTGCAGCAGCTGCTCGTCCACGGCATCTCGGTGTCGAAGACGACGGCGCCGTTCACGGCCGGTGACGTGACCTACCCGGCGGGGTCGTTCTACGTCGACATGCACCAGCCGCTGCGCGGCCTCGCGAACGTCCTGCTCGACGAGGGCAGCGACATCTCCGAGCGCGTCCCGGCGATGTACGACATCTCCGCCTGGAGCCTCGCGCTCCTCTGGGGTGCCGACGTCCTGTCCGTCGGCGACACGATGGATGCCGCTCCCACGACGGACCTCGAACCCGTCGAGGAGGCGCCGCTCACGGGATCGATCCCCGCCGAGGGGACCTACCTCGCGTTCCAGCCGCGCGGGGTCGCCGACTACCAGGCGGTCAACGAGCTGCTCGGCGAGGGCGTCGCGCTCTCGCAGTTGGCCGACGGCACGATCATCCTCGGACCGGATGCCGCGTCGTACGACGCCGCCGAAGCGGTCGCCGACGTGTACGGCGTCGACTTCGTCGCGAGCGACGGCCTGGCGCTGGCCTACGAGGAGAGCACCGCGCTCGGCTCGGTGACGGTCGGGTACGTCAGCAGCTCCGACGACCGCGACGCGCTCGCGAAGCTCGGGTTCGCCGACGCGGTCCCCGTGACCGCGGCGACGATCACCTCGGGCGCCGTCGACCTGTCGACGATCGACCTGCTGTTCGTCGGCGGGAACCTGACGTTCAACGCCTCGCAGGCCGCAGGGCGTGCCGCGCTCGACGCCTACCTCGCGGCGGGCAAGCCCGTCGTCGGCCGCGGCACGGCGGGTTCGAACTTCCTGAGCACGTACGGCATCACGACCGTGACGGGCGTCACCGGGACGAGCGGTTCGAACGGCATCATGACGGTCGACACCCCGGCCACCGGCGTCCTCGGCGACTACCCGCAGGACACCGTGTTCGGTTCGTCGTTCGCCTGGTTCACGGGCCTCGGCGCCAACGCCACGGTCGAGCAGACCTACGCGGCAGGCGACCCGTTCGTCTCCGGCCACTGGGTCGCCTCGGCAGGACGCTCGCAGGCGGATGCCGCCGGCCAGGCCTCGGCGATCTCCGCGGTCGGGCCGACCGGTTCGAAGGCCTTCGTCTTCGGCACCAGCCCGACGTACCGCAACCACCCGGTCGGCGCGTTCAGCGACATCGCCCGCGCGATCTTCTGGGCTGCACCCGAGGGCGCGGACGTGCCGGTGCCGGCGGACACGATCAAGCCGGTCGCCACGCTGGTCACGCCGACGACGGCAGGGCCCTTCCAGAAGTTCGACGTACAGGTGGATGCCACCGACGACCGTGGTCTCGACCGCGTCGTCGCGAACATCTACAAGGACGGCAAGCTCGTCAAGAGCACGCAGACGCCGGCGAACGGGGCGAAGGCCGCGACGCACACGGCATCGGTGACCCTGCCGGACGGCGCGTACACGGTGAAGTACAACGCCTCGGACCTGGCCGGCAACATCGCGAAGACGGGGACGTTCGCGTTCACCATCGACGCGACGAAGCCGAAGGCCACGGTCAAGGACGGCGCGTCGTTCACCGTCAAGACCGGCGACACGTACGACCTGATCTCGTACAAGCTGTCGGATGCCGGGAAGATCGACAAGGTCGAACTCAACGGCAAGGTGAAAGACCTGACGAACAACGCCTGGTCCGACGTCAACTTCATCAAGCCGGGTGTCTTCGGGGCGGTGCAGGGGGTCAACACCCTCGTCGTCTACGACGTCGCCGGCAACACCGAGACGTACACGTTCACCCTGAACTGACGTCCTGACACGACGAGGGGCCCGGGCGAATCGCCCGGGCCCCTCGTTCGTGCGTGCGCGAAATCACTTCGCGGCGACCACCTGCAGGGTGATCGTGGCGCTGACGTCGTCGTGCAGACGGACGTTCGCTTCGTGGTCGCCGACCGACTTGATCGGGGTCGGGATCTCGATCTTGCGCTTGTCGACCGAGCCGAGACCGGCGGCCTCGACCGCGGCCGCGACATCCGACGTCTTGACCGAGCCGAACAGGCGGCCGCCGTTGCCGGCCTTGACCGACAGCTTGACCTTGCCCTCTTCGAGCTTGGACTTCAGCGCCTGCGCGTCCTCGAGGGAGTGCAGGGCGCGCGACGCGCGCGCAGCCTTGATCTGGTCGACCTGCTTCTGGCCGCCGCGGGTCCACGGGGTCGCGAAACCCTGCGGGACGAGGTAGTTGCGGGCGTACCCGTTCTTGACCTCGACGACGTCGCCGGCCTCACCGAGACCCGACACTTCGTGCGTGAGAATGACCTTTGCCATGATGGTGCTCCTTAGCGGCCCGAGCCGGAGTAGGGCAGGAGCGCCATCTCACGCGCGTTCTTCACTGCGCGGGCGATGAGGCGCTGCTCCTGCACGGAGACACCGGTGATGCGACGGGCGCGGATCTTGCCGCGCTCCGAGATGAACTTCCGAAGGGTGGCGACATCCTTGTAGTCGATGACGCCGACCTTGACGGACTTCGCGGGGGCTGCGTTCTTCGCACCCTTGCCGCGAGGCTTGCGGCGGTCGCCGCTGCTCTTTCCAGCCATGGTTCTTTCCTGTCTTGTGAAAACGATTCGTGCGAGGGATGTCTCGGGCGAGGCATCCGTTCGCGGCCTGCCGGCCTAGAAGGGCGTGTCGTCCCCGTAGTTGGTGCCGGGCGTGTTCCACACGTCCCCGCCGCCCGAGGAGGCGGCCGGAGCGCTGGGCGCCCAGGCGTCGTCGGACGAAGAGGAGCCCCCACCGTAGTTGGAGCCTCCGCCGACACCGCGGTTGGACTGCGCTCGCGTGACCTGGGCGGTCGCGTACCGCAGGCTCGGACCGATCTCGTCGATCTCGAGCTCGATGCTGGTGCGCTTCTCGCCCTCCTTGGTCTCGTAGGAGCGCTGCTTCAGCCGCCCGGTAGCGATGACCCGTGAACCCTTGGTGAGCGAACCCGCCACGTGCTCGGCGAATTCACGCCAGCAGCTCGCGCGCAGGAACAGCGCCTCGCCGTCCTTCCACTCGTTCGCCTGGCGGTCGAACGTGCGGGGGGTGGACGCGATGGTGAAGTTCGCGACCGCCAGCCCGTTCTGCGTGTACCGCAGCTCCGGGTCGGCGGTGAGGTTGCCCACCACGGTGATGATGGTCTCGCCGGCCATGGGGACTAGGCGTCCTTCTTCTTCGCAGCGGCGGCGGCCTTCTTGGCGGCCTTCGCCTCTTCGGCCTTCTTGACGGCGGCGACCTGGGCGATCGCCTCGTCGGCGCGGAGGACCTTCGTGCGCATGACGGCCTCGCTGAGGTTCAGCTGGCGGTCGAGCTCAGCGGTGGTCGCAGGCGTCGCGGTGAAGTCGACGACGGCGTAGATGCCCTCGGCCTTCTTCTTGATCTCGTAAGCCAGGCGACGGCGTCCCCAGATGTCGACGTTGTCGACAGAACCGCCATCGTTGCGGATGACGTTGAGGAACTTGTCGAGGCTGGGAGCAACGGTGCGCTCGTCGATCTCGGGATCGAGGATGACCATCAGCTCGTACTGGTGCATGACGTACCCACCTCCTTCGGACTATGCGGTCGCAGACGTTCTGCGACAGGAGGGTGTCAGGCGTCGAACTGCGGAGGCCCGGATTCGGGCACGCAGACAACCTGTCAAGTGTAACGGATGCCCCGCGCCCACGCCATTCGGCCGTGAGCCATCCTCACCGCGGCCAGGTCGTCGGTCACGCGCCGCGGGCGGCCCACCAGGCGCGGAGGCGCTGCTCCGCGGCATCCGCGCCGATCGGACCCTCGTCGAGGCGCACCTCGAGGAGGTACCGGTACGCCTCTCCGACGACGGGGCCGGGCTTCAGGTCGAGCAGGCGCATGATGTCGGCGCCGTCCAGCTCGGGGCGCACCGCCGCGAGCTCCTCCTCCTCGGCGAGCACGGCGATGCGCTCCTCGAGGTCGTCGTAGGCGAAGGCGAGCATGTTGGCCTTGCGGCGGTTGCGCGTCGTGACGTCGGCGCGGGAGAGGATGTGCAGCCGTTCCAGCTGGTCACCGGCGTCGCGCACGTACCTGCGCACGGCCGAGTCGGTCCACGAGGCATCCGTGTACCCGAAGAACCGAAGGTGCAGTTCGATCAGCCGCGCGACGGCCGCGATCGTGTCGTTGTCGAACCGCAGCGCCCGCAGGCGCTTCTTGGCGAGCTTCGCGCCGACGACGTCGTGGTGATGGAAGCTGACCGCTCCGCCCGGCTCCATCCGCCGGGTCGCGGGCTTGCCGATGTCGTGCAGCAGCGCCGCGAGGCGCGCCACCAGGTCGGGGGAGTCGAGGCGGCCCCGCGACCGCTCGTAGTCGATCGCCTGGTCGAGCACGGTGAGGCTGTGCTCGTAGACGTCCTTGTGCCGGTGGTGCTCGTCGCGCTCCAGCCGCAGGGCGGGCAGCTCGGGCAGCACCCGGTCGGCGAGGCCGGACTCGACCAGGAGTCGAAGGCCCGGCACCGGGGCATCCGTCAGCAGCAGCTTCGAGAGTTCGTCGCGCAACCGCTCGGCCGAGATCCGGTCGATCGCGGCGGCCAGGGCGACCATCGCCGCGCGGGTGCCCTCCTCGACCTCGAAGCCGAGCTGCGACGCGAAGCGCGCCGCGCGGAGCATCCGGAGCGGATCGTCGCCGAACGACACCTCGGGAGGCGACGGCGTGCGGAGCCGCTTCGCCATCAGGTCCTCGACGCCACCGGACGGGTCGACGAGTTCGAGCCGGGGGAGCCGCAGCGCCATCGAGTTGACCGTGAAGTCGCGGCGCGTCAAATCGCCCTCGAGGGAGTCGCCGAAGACGACCTCGGGCTTGCGGGAGTCGCCGTCGTAGGTATCGGCGCGGTACGTCGTGATCTCGACCTGCTCACCGCGGATGCGCGCGCCGATGGTGCCGAAGTCGCGCCCGATGTCCCAGTGCGCCTGCGCGATCGGCTTCACGATCTCGAGGATCTCGTCGGGACGGGCATCCGTCGTGAAGTCGAGGTCGTGCACCGGTCGCCCGAGGAAGGCATCGCGGACCGGCCCGCCGACGAGGGCGAGCTCGCGGCCGGCCGCCTCGAAGGCGTCGGCGAGCGTCGACACGGTCGGCGAGGCCGCGAGTTCCCGAAGTCGACCGAGGGCCGAGGCGACGTCCTGCATGCCTCTCATGGTAGGCGGCGGTCCGGTCCGCGCCCTGTGGACGTCGAGCGGCCGCGGAGCCGCCACGCCGTAGAATCGCACGCATGGTGGCCGCGTCGAACCCTGTGCTTCGACTGCGCCGACTCATCCGGGAACGACGCCGCGGCATCATCGCGGCCGCCGTCGCCGCGACCGTGGCCACGGCCCTCGCCGCGCCGGTCGCTGCGGGCGCCGGCGTGTTCGGAATGGAAGCGGACCGAGCGGATGCCTCGGCCGGCGCAGCGGCCGCGGGCGCCGGCGCATCCGCCTCGACCACCGAGGAAACCACCGAGACCGGTTTCGTCTCGATCGACCTGGCCCCGACCGTCGGAACGACGCTGGACCCGGCGGCGGTGGTGGCCGTCGACGTCGAGATCACGAACGGCACCGGTGAGCCCGTCCCGGCCGGGATCGTTCGGCTGACCCGCTCCGAAGCCGCGATCGACGACCGTGCGGAGCTCGCGGCCTGGCTGGACGACGGCACCGAGCACCCCGCCGAGATCCTCGCCGAGACCGCCTCGCCGGCCCTCGCAGCCGGCAGCACCGTTCGGGTCGCGATCACCGCACCGGCCGGCTCGCTCGACCCGGTGATCGGGCCGGTGTTCGGCGTCGGCGCCGAGATCGTCGTGGAAGGCGGCGCGGTCGCCGCGGAGACCGCGGTCTTCGCGTCGTCGGCCCTCACGCCGACCGCGGCGACGCCCCGCCTCGCGCTCGCCTACGCGATCACCGTGCCGGCCGAGACCGACGGCCTGATCGCGCCCGACCTCCTCGAACTCTGGACCGGACCGGTCGGCCTGCTCTCGCGCGAGCTCGACGCGGTCGCCGACCAGTCGGTGGCGGTCGCCGTCGATCCGCGGATCATCGCGTCCATCCGGGTGCTGGGCTCCTCGGCGCCGGCCTCCTCGCTCCTCTGGCTCGACCGGCTGGCCGGGATCTCGAACGAGGTCTTCCCCCTCGCGTACGCCGATGCGGACCTCACCGGGCAGACGCAGTCCGGCGTCGGGGTCCTCCCGGCACCGTCGTTCGCCGACGTGCTCGACCCCGACGACTTCGGCACCGGCGCGGGCGGGGAAGGCGATGAGGGTGCCACCGCGCAGGACGCCGCGGCATCCGCCTCCCCGTCGCCGAGCGTCGAACCGACGACCGAGCCCGAGGCCCCCGACACGCTCCCGACGACCGATGAACTGCTGTCCTGGCCGTACACCCGCACGGACCTCGCCTGGCCGGCTGCGGCGACCGTCGCGTCGGGCGACCTGGCCGCATTCCGCACCGCAGGCCTCACGACGACGATCCTCGAGGCGGCGAACGTCACCGGCACCGCCCCCGACTCGAGCGCGACGGTCGAGGGCGAATCGGTCGTCGTCGCCGACGCCGGCATCTCCGACGCGCTGCGTGCCGCGGCCTCGGCATCCGGCGAGATCACGTGGGCCGAGGCCACCGGCCGGATCGGTGCCGAGCTCGCCATGCGCGCGAGCGTCGGCGACGGCGGCATCGTGCTCGCGACGTTCCCGCGTGGCGCGACGACGCAGAGCGCACGCGTGGGGTCGTTGGTCGGCGAGCTCGGCACGTGGGGCTGGGCGGGCAGCGCGAGCCTGAGCGAGGCGATCGGCGCGCCGCCCGTGGACCTCCCGCTCGTCTCGACGTCCGAGGACGCGACGCGCCTCGACTACCTCGCCCGCCTGTTCGACAGCGACGCGCGCATGGGGCAGTTCGCCACGGTGCTCGCCGACCCGACGCTGCTGACCGCGCCGACCCGACGCGCCCTGTTCGCGCTGCTCGACGAGTCGTGGCGCACCGACTTCGACGCCTGGGCGGATGCGGTCGGCGAGCGACTGGTCGACCAGACGGCCACCATGAACGCGATCTCGGTCGCGCCGAGCAGCACCGTCAACGTGCTGTCGAGCCAGACCGGGGTCCCCACCACGGTCGAGAACCTCCTGCCGTACCCGGTCACCGTGTTCGTCGACGCGCAGCCGTCGAACGGGCGGCTGCTCGTCGAGGAGCGGGTCGAGACGACCGTGGCACCCGAGTCGCGCAGCAACGTCATCGTGCCCGTCGCCGCCGGCGTCGGACGCGGCGAGGTGACGCTCACGGTCTCGCTCTTCTCGGCCGCGGGCGTGCAGGTCGGCCGTCCGATCGAGATCACCGCGAACGTGCAGGCCGACTGGGAGGGCATCGGCGCCGCCATCCTGGCAGCGCTCGTCGTCGCGTTCTTCGGCTTCGGCATCTGGCGCAGCGTCCGCCGTCGCCGGCGCACGAAGGCGGAGGCATCCGCGTCGGCGACGACGGATGATGCGGATGCGACGGATGACGCGGGGCCTGCGGACCCCGCAGCTCCCGCCGATGCACCCGGCGCGACCGAGCTGCCCAGGGCCCAGCAGCCCACGACGGAGGATCGCACGGATGGCTGAGGACCGGATCGGCCGCGCGAGCGTCTTCCTCGCGTCAGGCACGCTCGTCTCGCGGATCCTCGGGTTCGTGAAGGCGATCGCCCTCGCCTCGACCATCGGCATCATCGGGTCGCAGGGCGCCGACGCGTTCGCCGTCGCCAACGGCCTGCCGAACACCGTCTTCGTGATCGTCGCAGGCGGCGTGCTGAGCGCCGTGCTCGTGCCCCAGATCGTTCGCGCCGGCGCCCATGCGGACGGCGGCAGCGCGTACATCAACAAGCTGCTGACGCTCGCGTTCGTCGTGCTCGCCGGCGCGACGGTCGTCGCGACCCTCGCGGCACCACTGCTCACGTTCCTCTACGGCGCATCGCTGCCCGACGAGACGTTCGCCCTCGCCGTCGCCTTCGCGTGGTGGTGCATGCCCCAGATCTTCTTCTACGGCATGTACACCCTGCTCGGCGAGGTGCTCAACGCCCGCCGGAGTTTCGGCCCGTTCACCTGGGTTCCGGTGCTCAACAACCTCGTCGCCCTCGCGGGGATCGCGGTGTTCGCGATCGTCTTCGGCGCCGACCCGATCGGCGCTCGCGCAGCTTCCGAATGGTCGCCCTCGATGATCGCGGTGCTCGCCGGGAGCGCGACGCTCGGCATCGTCGCGCAGGCCGTCGTCCTCTTCTGGTTCTGGCGGCGCATCGGCCTGAAGTACCGACCCGACTTCGCGTGGCGCGGCGTCGGCCTGCGATCGGCCGGGCGGCTCGCGGGATGGACGTTCGGCATGCTCCTGGTCACGACGGGCGCCGGCATCGTGCAGACGCTCGTGGTGAGCTCGGTCTCGGGCTCGGCGGCATCCGTGGCGGCGATCGACAATGCCTGGCTCATCTTCATGCTCCCGCACTCCGTCATCACCGTCTCCATCGCCACCGCGTACTTCACGCGCATGAGCGAGCACGCGGCGGTCGACCGCCTCGTCGACGTGCGGGACGACCTGTCGAGCGCGATCCGGGGCGTCGGCACGATCATCGTGCTCGCGGTCGCCGTGCTGCTCGTTGTCGCCTACCCGTTCGCGGCGGTCTTCACGCGGGAGTTCTTCGCCGACGTGGCCGCCCTCGGCAACGTCATCATCGCGTACGTGATCGGCCTGCTCGGCTTCAGCATCCTCTTCATCGTGCAGCGCACCTTCTACGCGCTGCACGACACCCGCACCCCGTTCTTCTTCACGCTCTTCCAGGCCGTGCTGTTCAGTGCGTGCGCGGTCGCGTGCCTCGCCCTTCCCGTCGACTGGGTCGCGGTCGGCGTCGCGGCGTCGACGACGCTCGCCGGGACCGCGCAGCTCGCGGTTGCGCTCGTCCTGCTGCGGCGACGCCTCGGCACGCTCGACGGTCGGCGCGTGCTGGTCGCTCTCGGCCGCGCCGCCGCGGCTGCCGTGCTGCCCGTCGCGGCCGGTATCGCCCTGCTGATCGCACTCGGCGGCACGCAGGCCGGCGGCTTCGCGGTGAGCAGCATCGTCGGCGCGATCACCTCCATGGCGGCCATCGGCGTCGTCATGGCCGCGCTCTACTTCGGCGGCCTCTGGGTGATGCGGTCACCGGAACTCCGGGGATTCGCGGAACCGCTGGTCGCGCGACTGCGTCGCCGCTGAGCGCTCCGTCCGCGACGCGGTCGCTCCGACCGGTCGGCGTTCGGGCGGCGTCGACGGCCTGCATCGGCGGCATCCGTCGCGCGCCGCAACGGAGCGAGGCGGCGGAATAGGTGCCGCCTAGACTGTGTTGACCATGTCGTGACATCCGTGAACCAGCGGATGCCATATCCACGTCACGACCGCACGTCACAACCAGGGAGCAGTGTTGCGCGACATCATCATCATCGGCTCGGGCCCCGCCGGCTTCACCGCCGCGATCTACGCCGCGCGCGCCGAACTGCAGCCGCTGCTCATCGCCAGCTCGGTCGAGATCGGCGGCGAGCTGATGAACACGACCGAGGTCGAGAACTTCCCGGGTTTCCCCGAGGGCATCATGGGCCCCGACCTGATGACGCAGATGCAGCAGCAGGCCGAGCGCTTCGGCACCGAGGTCGTCTACGACGACGTCGTCGAGCTCGAGCTCGACGGTCCGGTCAAGCGCGTGAAGCTCGGCAACGGCGGCGTCGAAGAGGCGAAGACCGTCATCTACGCGACCGGGTCCGCCTACCGAAAGCTCGGCCTCCCGGAGGAGGAGCACCTCTCGGGCCACGGCCTCTCATGGTGCGCGACGTGCGACGGGTTCTTCTTCCGCCAGAAGACCATCGCGGTCGTCGGCGGCGGGGACTCGGCGATGGAGGAGGCCACGTTCCTCACCCGCTTCGCCGACAAGGTCTACGTGATCCACCGCCGCGAGGAGCTCAAGGCGTCGAAGATCATGCAGCAGCGCGCGTTCGACAACGAGAAGATCGAGTTCGTCTGGAACGCGGAGATCGCCGAGATCCTCGGCGAGACCCAGGTGTCGGGCGTGACGCTCCGCGACACCGTCACCGGCGACCTCCGCCCGCTCGAGCTCGACGGTCTGTTCGTGGCCATCGGCAACGACCCGCGCACCCACCTCGTGCACGGCAAGCTCGAACTCACCGGCGAGGGCACCGTGTGGGTCGACGGCCGTTCGTCGCGCACGAGCCTCCCGGGCGTGTTCGCCGCCGGAGACGTGATCGACCCGCACTACCGCCAGGCCGTCACGGCCGCCGGGTCGGGCACGGTCGCGGCCCTCGACGCCGAGCACTACCTCGCGGCGCTCGCGGACACCTCCTCGCCCGCGGAAGCCGAAGCCGAGGCCGAGGCCGTCGAGCGGCTCGCATCCGTCAACTGACCTCTTCGACGACATCCGTTCGTCCAGGTTCTTCCATCCAAAGGAGATTGCAATGACTGCACGCGCAGTGACCGAGGCCACCTTCGAGCAGGAGGTCCTCAACAACGACAAGCCCGTCCTCGTCGACTTCTGGGCCGAGTGGTGCGGCCCGTGTCGGGCCGTGAGCCCGATCCTCGACCAGATCGCGACCGAGCACTCCGAGAAGCTCGACATCGTGAAGCTGAACGTCGACGAGAACCCCGGTCTCGCGATGAAGTACCAGATCACCGCGATCCCGGCGTTCAAGGTGTTCGACAAGGGCGAGGTCGTCAAGACCGTCGTCGGCGCGAAGCCGAAGCCGGCCCTCGAGGCCGACCTCGCCGCCTACATCCAGTAGTCGGCAGCCTCGTCGTGAAGGCCCGCCCGGCTCAAGCCGGGCGGGCCTTCCGCATATCCGAGCGGATGCCTCGCCGCGGGCATCCGTCATTCCGGCCCCGACGCGGTGACTAGCATGAAGACCTTGAGCAGAACGGATGTGATGTGACCACCGACGGCGTCCCGCAGCGGACCGGCAACAACCTCGACCCCTGGTACGCGAACTACGCCGCGCGAGCCGCCGGCTTCGCCGCATCCGAGGTTCGAGCCCTGTTCGCCGTGGCGTCGCGGCCCGAGGTGGTCTCGCTCGCCGGCGGCATGCCGTTCGTGTCCGCGCTGCCGCAGGAGCTGATCGCCCAGTCGATGGAGCGGGTCATGCGCGAGCACGGACCGACGGCGCTCCAGTACGGCGGGGGAGCAGGCATCCCGTCGTTGCGCGAGCACATCCTCGAGGTGATGGCGCTCGAGGGCATCCGCGGGGCGTCGGTCGACGACGTCGTGACCTCCACCGGTTCGCAGCAGGCGCTTGATTTCGTCGCGAAACTGTTTCTCGACCCGGGTGATGTCGTCCTCGCGGAGGCACCGTCCTACGTCGGGGCGATGGGGGTCTTCCGCTCCTACCAGGCCTCGATCGTGCACGTCGCGATGGACGACGACGGCCTGATCCCCGAGGCGTTGCGTGAGACCATCGCGCACCTGCGCGGTCAGGGCCGTCGGATCAAGTTCCTGTACACGATCCCGAACTTCCACAATCCAGCGGGCGTCACCCTGTCGGCCGCCCGACGCCCCGAGATCCTCGAGATCTGCCGCCAGAACGAGATCCTCGTGCTCGAGGACAACCCCTACGGCCTGCTGCACTTCGACGAGCCGGCGCCCGATGCACTCCGGTCGATGGACCCCGAGAGCGTCATCTACCTCGGCTCGTTCTCGAAGACGCTCGCCCCCGGATTCCGCGTCGGCTGGGCGCTCGCCCCGCACGCGATCCGCGAGAAGCTGATCCTCGCCGCCGAGTCGGCGATCCTCTCGCCGTCGTCGTTCAACCAGATGATCGTGTCGGAGTACCTCTCGACGGCCGACTGGCGCGGCCAGATCGACACGTTCCGCGGCGTGTACCGGGAGCGGAAGCAGGCGATGGTCCAGGCGCTCGAGGACTACCTGCCGCAGTTGAGCTGGACCGACCCGAACGGCGGGTTCTACGTGTGGCTCACCCTGCCCGACTCGCTCGACTCCAAGCAGATGCTGCCTCGCGCCGTCCGCGAGCTGGTCGCGTACACCCCCGGCACGGCGTTCTTCGCGGATGGGCGTGGACGTCACGCGATGCGTCTCTCGTACTGCTATCCGACACCCGATGCGATCCGCCTCGGTATCCGGCGGCTGGCCGCGGTGATCAACGGCGAGCTCGCACTGCGCGACACCTTCGCGGGCACCGGCTCGCTCGAGGCTCCGCACGAGCTCGAGATCGAGTCCTCGGCACCGCCGTCCGACCTGAAGTGACCCCGACACCCCCCATCCGACGTCGAACTGGACTGGAGCATCTCCCGATCATGACTGACTCAGAGCCTGTTGCCCCCGCCGAACGCGAAGCGTCGAGCGCGGTCACCGCATCCGATTCCGGCAGTCTTCGTGTCGTCGTCCTCGCGGGTGGCATCTCCCACGAACGCGAGATCTCGCTGCGCTCGGGCCGGCGGGTCGTGGATGCGCTGAGCGCAGCGGGGCACCGCGCCGAACTGCGCGACTCGGATGCCGGACTGCTGCCCTTCCTGACCGCCGATCGCCCGGACGTCGTCTTCCCGGCACTCCACGGCACCAGCGGGGAGGACGGGTCGC from Agromyces sp. LHK192 includes these protein-coding regions:
- the rplI gene encoding 50S ribosomal protein L9 produces the protein MAKVILTHEVSGLGEAGDVVEVKNGYARNYLVPQGFATPWTRGGQKQVDQIKAARASRALHSLEDAQALKSKLEEGKVKLSVKAGNGGRLFGSVKTSDVAAAVEAAGLGSVDKRKIEIPTPIKSVGDHEANVRLHDDVSATITLQVVAAK
- a CDS encoding M14 family zinc carboxypeptidase, giving the protein MLKRTLAGVCTGAVVMTSALVATPAFAAVEPPVLDIVRPLSPYIQMPTQYPSQPELEVVPDLPTDASIARGVMPYDEIAPFINGLMESSDRVSAQVVGKSALGRDIYMVTVTAPETAAEVTQQSAWRDKVKYDPAGAAADEALQAGYKVPIWYNGNIHGNEWEGTDATLNYIEDLATSDDPEVLDLIAKNRLYFTVTNNPDGRALGQRATANGYDANRDFVTGATAEASVVRDLASIIQPTYFVDLHGYTNVLQVEPCGPPHGENYEYDLFVPHAYATALEIEDRVTAANIPGNTYYDPASGGVVNTNTGYINIPFRDQRAGWDDWPPIFAPQYVAYQGAITNTVELPLGRSGDQPARSKINIEVAEIVVDTVSDYVQEHRDSLLDNQIEIFRRGLAGEPSKVIPADIAPEDLAPGVPTEWTDIWDETDLYNADYPRAYVIPTDGSQRSASDAETLVQQLLVHGISVSKTTAPFTAGDVTYPAGSFYVDMHQPLRGLANVLLDEGSDISERVPAMYDISAWSLALLWGADVLSVGDTMDAAPTTDLEPVEEAPLTGSIPAEGTYLAFQPRGVADYQAVNELLGEGVALSQLADGTIILGPDAASYDAAEAVADVYGVDFVASDGLALAYEESTALGSVTVGYVSSSDDRDALAKLGFADAVPVTAATITSGAVDLSTIDLLFVGGNLTFNASQAAGRAALDAYLAAGKPVVGRGTAGSNFLSTYGITTVTGVTGTSGSNGIMTVDTPATGVLGDYPQDTVFGSSFAWFTGLGANATVEQTYAAGDPFVSGHWVASAGRSQADAAGQASAISAVGPTGSKAFVFGTSPTYRNHPVGAFSDIARAIFWAAPEGADVPVPADTIKPVATLVTPTTAGPFQKFDVQVDATDDRGLDRVVANIYKDGKLVKSTQTPANGAKAATHTASVTLPDGAYTVKYNASDLAGNIAKTGTFAFTIDATKPKATVKDGASFTVKTGDTYDLISYKLSDAGKIDKVELNGKVKDLTNNAWSDVNFIKPGVFGAVQGVNTLVVYDVAGNTETYTFTLN
- a CDS encoding single-stranded DNA-binding protein, translating into MAGETIITVVGNLTADPELRYTQNGLAVANFTIASTPRTFDRQANEWKDGEALFLRASCWREFAEHVAGSLTKGSRVIATGRLKQRSYETKEGEKRTSIELEIDEIGPSLRYATAQVTRAQSNRGVGGGSNYGGGSSSSDDAWAPSAPAASSGGGDVWNTPGTNYGDDTPF
- the rpsF gene encoding 30S ribosomal protein S6, translating into MHQYELMVILDPEIDERTVAPSLDKFLNVIRNDGGSVDNVDIWGRRRLAYEIKKKAEGIYAVVDFTATPATTAELDRQLNLSEAVMRTKVLRADEAIAQVAAVKKAEEAKAAKKAAAAAKKKDA
- a CDS encoding CCA tRNA nucleotidyltransferase — encoded protein: MQDVASALGRLRELAASPTVSTLADAFEAAGRELALVGGPVRDAFLGRPVHDLDFTTDARPDEILEIVKPIAQAHWDIGRDFGTIGARIRGEQVEITTYRADTYDGDSRKPEVVFGDSLEGDLTRRDFTVNSMALRLPRLELVDPSGGVEDLMAKRLRTPSPPEVSFGDDPLRMLRAARFASQLGFEVEEGTRAAMVALAAAIDRISAERLRDELSKLLLTDAPVPGLRLLVESGLADRVLPELPALRLERDEHHRHKDVYEHSLTVLDQAIDYERSRGRLDSPDLVARLAALLHDIGKPATRRMEPGGAVSFHHHDVVGAKLAKKRLRALRFDNDTIAAVARLIELHLRFFGYTDASWTDSAVRRYVRDAGDQLERLHILSRADVTTRNRRKANMLAFAYDDLEERIAVLAEEEELAAVRPELDGADIMRLLDLKPGPVVGEAYRYLLEVRLDEGPIGADAAEQRLRAWWAARGA
- the rpsR gene encoding 30S ribosomal protein S18 translates to MAGKSSGDRRKPRGKGAKNAAPAKSVKVGVIDYKDVATLRKFISERGKIRARRITGVSVQEQRLIARAVKNAREMALLPYSGSGR